In Kitasatospora gansuensis, a genomic segment contains:
- a CDS encoding aspartate aminotransferase family protein, with translation MPADRLDLSALLAERGAERYELQAKYLNPQLARMLHTIGFDKFYERAEGAYFYDAEGNDYLDMLAGFGIFALGRHHPVVRSAVQQVMDLELPDLTRFDCSPLQGLLAEQLLSYTPGLDRVFFGNSGTEAVETALKFARYATGRKRILYCDHAFHGLTAGSLSVNGENGFRKGFDPLLPDTAVPLGDLGALARELRKGDVAALIVEPIQGKGVLAPPPGWLLAAQQLLHEHKALLICDEVQTGIGRTGSFFAYQQEEGVLPDLVCAAKALSGGYVPVGATLGKGWIFEKVYSSMDRVLVHSASFGSNAQAMAAGLATLHVMREEKVVENAHRVGELFRSRLAELVDKYELLAEVRGRGLMIGIEFGRPKSLKLRTGWTALQAARKGLFAQMVVVPLLQRHRILTQVSGDHLEVIKLIPPLIITEREVDRFVTAFTEVMDDAHRGSGLMWDFGRTLVKQAVGGR, from the coding sequence ATGCCGGCTGACCGTCTCGACCTCTCCGCACTGCTCGCCGAACGCGGCGCCGAACGCTACGAGTTGCAGGCCAAGTACCTCAACCCGCAGCTGGCCCGGATGCTGCACACGATCGGCTTCGACAAGTTCTACGAGCGTGCGGAGGGGGCCTACTTCTACGACGCCGAAGGCAACGACTACCTGGACATGCTGGCCGGGTTCGGCATCTTCGCGCTCGGGCGGCACCACCCGGTGGTCCGGTCCGCCGTGCAGCAGGTGATGGACCTCGAGCTGCCCGACCTCACCCGCTTCGACTGCTCGCCGCTGCAGGGGCTGCTGGCCGAGCAACTGCTGTCGTACACCCCGGGATTGGACCGGGTGTTCTTCGGCAACAGCGGTACGGAGGCGGTCGAGACCGCGTTGAAGTTCGCCCGGTACGCCACCGGTCGGAAGCGGATCCTCTACTGCGACCACGCCTTCCACGGCCTGACGGCAGGCTCGCTCTCGGTCAACGGCGAGAACGGCTTCCGCAAGGGCTTCGACCCGCTGCTGCCGGACACCGCCGTCCCGCTCGGTGATCTCGGCGCGCTGGCCCGGGAGTTGCGCAAGGGCGACGTGGCGGCGCTGATCGTGGAGCCGATCCAGGGCAAGGGCGTGCTCGCCCCGCCGCCCGGCTGGCTGCTCGCGGCCCAGCAACTGCTGCACGAGCACAAGGCGTTGCTGATCTGCGACGAGGTGCAGACCGGCATCGGCCGGACCGGCTCGTTCTTCGCCTACCAGCAGGAGGAGGGCGTCCTCCCCGACCTGGTCTGCGCGGCCAAGGCACTGTCGGGCGGGTACGTCCCGGTCGGGGCCACGCTGGGGAAGGGCTGGATCTTCGAGAAGGTCTACTCCTCGATGGACCGGGTGCTGGTGCACTCCGCCAGCTTCGGCTCCAACGCCCAGGCGATGGCGGCCGGGCTGGCCACGCTCCATGTGATGCGCGAGGAGAAGGTGGTCGAGAACGCCCACCGGGTGGGCGAGCTCTTCCGCTCCCGGCTCGCCGAACTGGTGGACAAGTACGAGCTGCTGGCCGAGGTGCGCGGCCGGGGCCTGATGATCGGCATTGAGTTCGGCCGGCCCAAGTCGCTGAAGCTGCGCACCGGTTGGACAGCCCTCCAGGCGGCCCGGAAGGGCCTGTTCGCGCAGATGGTGGTGGTGCCGCTGCTCCAGCGCCACCGCATCCTCACCCAGGTCTCGGGTGACCACCTGGAGGTGATCAAGCTGATCCCGCCGCTGATCATCACCGAACGCGAGGTCGACCGCTTCGTCACCGCCTTCACCGAGGTGATGGACGACGCCCACCGCGGCAGCGGCCTGATGTGGGACTTCGGCCGCACCTTGGTCAAGCAGGCGGTCGGCGGCCGGTAG
- a CDS encoding phosphorylase family protein, whose protein sequence is MAAVGLPKRAAGEKLLGPPQPAAGAAAPLLVVCALGPEVWALRGGDWAVPPVLVRTGVGRVRARRCVGNLLALDGYGALVVAGFGAAVGPGVEPGDIIVADAVRNGEGEEWPLESAKAMAAELTARGLTAHIGPHHTADRVVRGAERRALYATGARAVDMEAAAVLAARAELRPALPTAVLRVVVDTPTRELLRPGTLPAGLRAWRTLRVAVPALTAWYRQAVTDPIHAPQSSTLPQEAS, encoded by the coding sequence ATGGCTGCCGTCGGCCTCCCGAAGCGCGCCGCAGGCGAAAAGCTCCTCGGCCCGCCGCAGCCCGCCGCAGGCGCCGCCGCTCCCCTGCTGGTGGTCTGCGCGCTAGGCCCCGAGGTCTGGGCGCTGCGCGGCGGCGACTGGGCCGTGCCGCCGGTGCTGGTCCGGACCGGGGTCGGGCGGGTCAGGGCGCGGCGCTGCGTCGGCAACCTGCTCGCGCTGGACGGCTACGGGGCGCTGGTGGTGGCCGGTTTCGGCGCGGCGGTGGGGCCTGGCGTCGAGCCCGGCGACATCATCGTGGCGGACGCCGTCCGCAACGGCGAGGGCGAGGAGTGGCCGTTGGAGTCCGCCAAGGCGATGGCCGCCGAACTCACCGCCCGCGGCCTGACCGCGCACATCGGCCCGCACCACACCGCCGACCGCGTGGTGCGGGGTGCGGAGCGCCGCGCCCTGTACGCCACCGGTGCCCGGGCGGTGGACATGGAGGCGGCCGCCGTGCTGGCGGCCCGGGCCGAGCTGCGGCCCGCCCTGCCCACCGCCGTCCTGCGGGTGGTGGTCGACACCCCCACCCGCGAACTGCTCCGCCCCGGCACCCTGCCGGCCGGGCTGCGCGCCTGGCGCACCCTGCGGGTCGCCGTCCCGGCGCTCACCGCCTGGTACCGACAGGCCGTCACCGACCCGATCCATGCACCACAGTCCTCGACGCTCCCTCAGGAGGCGAGCTAG
- a CDS encoding carbohydrate ABC transporter permease — MNRILRLFLPLALYLVFTVVPFYWMLLFALRPAGSTSLLPWPLTFDHFDTVWNGMGFRVYFQNSVWIALLTLVFVTFFALMGGYALARFRFRGQRAFLLALLCTQFVPGAMMLIPLFNIFQTFDLINSRWSLIIAETTFQLPLAMILMSGFVKNVPVELEESAMVDGCGRVRAFLAVVLPLLRPGIVAVGSFAFIGSWNNFLFALMFLNDPELQTVPVGLQTTIGENTVDFGALAAGGVVAAVPVVLVFAFVQKYLVQGMSAGAVKG; from the coding sequence GTGAACCGGATCCTCCGGCTCTTCCTGCCGCTCGCGCTGTACCTGGTCTTCACCGTGGTGCCGTTCTACTGGATGCTGCTGTTCGCGCTCCGCCCGGCCGGCTCCACCTCACTGCTGCCCTGGCCGCTGACCTTCGATCACTTCGACACGGTCTGGAACGGCATGGGCTTCCGGGTCTACTTCCAGAACAGCGTCTGGATCGCCCTGCTCACCCTGGTGTTCGTCACCTTCTTCGCCCTGATGGGCGGTTACGCGCTGGCCCGGTTCAGGTTCCGGGGGCAGCGGGCCTTCCTGCTCGCGCTGCTCTGCACCCAGTTCGTGCCGGGCGCGATGATGCTGATCCCGCTCTTCAACATCTTCCAGACCTTCGACCTGATCAACTCCCGCTGGAGCCTGATCATCGCCGAGACCACCTTCCAACTCCCGCTCGCCATGATCCTGATGAGCGGCTTCGTGAAGAACGTCCCGGTGGAACTGGAGGAGTCCGCGATGGTGGACGGCTGCGGCCGCGTCCGCGCCTTCCTGGCCGTCGTACTGCCGCTGCTGCGGCCCGGCATCGTGGCCGTCGGCTCGTTCGCCTTCATCGGCAGCTGGAACAACTTCCTCTTCGCACTGATGTTCCTCAATGACCCCGAACTGCAGACGGTGCCGGTCGGGCTGCAGACCACCATCGGCGAGAACACCGTCGACTTCGGCGCGCTCGCCGCCGGTGGCGTGGTGGCCGCCGTACCCGTGGTGCTGGTCTTCGCCTTCGTCCAGAAGTACCTGGTGCAGGGCATGAGCGCCGGCGCCGTCAAGGGCTGA
- the dxs gene encoding 1-deoxy-D-xylulose-5-phosphate synthase — protein MSLLSTVQGPADLRRLSPAELGQLADEIRDFLVDAVTRTGGHLGPNLGVVELTIALHRVFDSPYDRILWDTGHQAYVHKLLTGRQDFSRLRMQGGLSGYPSRAESEHDLIENSHASTALGYADGLAKAHQLLGTPGRHTVAVIGDGALTGGMAWEALNNIAEATDRPLVIVVNDNERSYARTIGGLAHHLATLRTTQGYERFLALGKEALQRTPLVGQPLFGALHGAKKGFKDAFTPQGMFEDLGLKYLGPIDGHDLGAVEQALRQARGFGGPVIVHCLTVKGRGYRPAEQDEADRFHAVGAMDPYTCLPVSPSAGVSWTSVFGSELLALGAERPDVVAITAAMLQPVGLAKFAAEYPERTFDVGIAEQHAVASAAGLATGGLHPVVAVYATFLNRAFDQVLMDVALHKLGVTFVLDRAGVTGNDGASHNGMWDMSLLQVVPGLRLAAPRDADQLRAQLREAVDVPDAPTVVRFPKGDLGPAVPALERIGGVDVLQRTGPTPEILLVAVGAMAPACLDAAALLLAEGFTCTVVDPRWVKPVDPALTELAAAHRLVVTVEDNGRAGGVGSAIAQAMRDADVDVPLRDLGIPQEFLAHAGRGELMEEIGLTGTGVAAQTAVFAKYLLTDRGANQRHAG, from the coding sequence ATGTCACTTCTGTCCACCGTCCAGGGGCCCGCCGATCTCCGCCGCCTCTCGCCGGCCGAACTCGGGCAGCTGGCCGACGAGATCCGCGACTTCCTGGTGGACGCGGTGACCAGGACCGGCGGCCACCTCGGCCCCAACCTGGGCGTGGTCGAGCTGACCATCGCGCTGCACCGGGTGTTCGACTCCCCGTACGACCGCATCCTCTGGGACACCGGGCACCAGGCGTACGTGCACAAGCTGCTCACGGGCCGTCAGGACTTCTCCCGGCTGCGGATGCAGGGCGGTCTCTCCGGCTACCCGTCCCGCGCCGAGTCCGAGCACGACCTGATCGAGAACTCGCACGCCTCCACCGCCCTCGGCTACGCCGACGGCCTGGCCAAGGCGCACCAGCTGCTCGGCACCCCGGGCCGGCACACCGTCGCGGTGATCGGCGACGGCGCGCTCACCGGCGGGATGGCCTGGGAGGCGCTGAACAACATCGCCGAGGCGACCGACCGCCCGCTGGTGATCGTGGTCAACGACAACGAGCGCTCGTACGCGAGGACCATCGGCGGGCTGGCCCACCACCTCGCCACGCTGCGCACCACGCAGGGCTACGAACGCTTCCTGGCGCTCGGCAAGGAGGCGCTGCAGCGCACCCCGCTGGTCGGCCAGCCGCTGTTCGGCGCGCTGCACGGGGCGAAGAAGGGCTTCAAGGACGCGTTCACCCCGCAGGGAATGTTCGAGGACCTCGGTCTCAAGTACCTCGGTCCGATCGACGGCCACGACCTCGGCGCGGTGGAGCAGGCGCTCCGGCAGGCCAGGGGCTTCGGCGGCCCGGTGATCGTGCACTGCCTGACCGTCAAGGGCCGCGGCTACCGGCCCGCCGAGCAGGACGAGGCGGACCGGTTCCACGCGGTCGGCGCGATGGACCCGTACACCTGCCTGCCGGTCTCGCCCTCCGCCGGGGTCTCCTGGACCTCGGTGTTCGGCAGCGAGCTGCTCGCGCTCGGCGCCGAGCGTCCCGACGTGGTGGCGATCACCGCCGCGATGCTGCAGCCGGTCGGGCTGGCCAAGTTCGCCGCCGAGTACCCGGAGCGGACCTTCGACGTCGGCATCGCCGAGCAGCACGCGGTGGCCAGTGCGGCGGGCCTGGCCACCGGCGGGCTGCACCCGGTGGTCGCGGTCTACGCGACCTTCCTGAACCGGGCCTTCGACCAGGTCCTGATGGACGTCGCGCTGCACAAGCTGGGCGTCACCTTCGTGCTCGACCGCGCGGGCGTCACCGGCAACGACGGCGCCTCGCACAACGGGATGTGGGACATGTCGCTCCTGCAGGTGGTCCCGGGCCTGCGGCTGGCCGCCCCGCGCGACGCCGACCAGCTGCGGGCCCAGCTCCGGGAGGCGGTGGACGTGCCGGACGCGCCCACCGTGGTCCGCTTCCCCAAGGGAGACCTCGGCCCCGCCGTCCCCGCGCTGGAGCGGATCGGCGGCGTGGACGTTCTGCAGCGCACCGGCCCCACCCCGGAGATCCTGCTGGTGGCCGTCGGCGCGATGGCCCCCGCCTGCCTGGACGCCGCCGCGCTGCTGCTCGCCGAGGGCTTCACCTGCACCGTGGTCGACCCGCGCTGGGTCAAGCCGGTCGACCCCGCGCTGACCGAACTGGCCGCCGCCCACCGCCTGGTGGTCACCGTCGAGGACAACGGCCGGGCCGGCGGCGTCGGTTCGGCGATCGCCCAGGCGATGCGGGACGCCGATGTGGACGTGCCGCTGCGCGATCTCGGCATCCCGCAGGAGTTCCTGGCGCACGCCGGGCGGGGAGAGCTGATGGAGGAGATCGGCCTCACCGGCACCGGCGTGGCCGCCCAGACCGCCGTCTTCGCCAAGTACCTACTGACCGACCGAGGAGCGAACCAGCGCCATGCCGGCTGA
- the hpnH gene encoding adenosyl-hopene transferase HpnH — MAMPLRQTMRVSTYLMQQKLIKRRDKFPLIVELEPLFACNLACEGCGKIQHPAGVLKQRMPVAQAVGAVLESGAPMVSIAGGEPLMHPQIDEIVRQLVARRKYVFLCTNALLLRKKLEKFTPSPYLTFTVHIDGLRERHDASVAKEGTFDEAVEAIKEAKRQGFRVTTNSTFFNTDTPQTIIEVLDYLNDELHVDEMMISPAFAYEKAPDQEHFLGVEQTRELFRKTFAGGNRRRWRLNHSPLFLDFLEGKVDFECTAWGIPNYSLFGWQRPCYLMSDGYVPTYQELIEKTDWAKYGRGKDPRCENCMAHCGYEPTAVLATMGSLKESIRAVKETLTSKA; from the coding sequence ATGGCAATGCCGCTGCGCCAGACCATGCGGGTCAGCACCTACCTCATGCAGCAGAAGTTGATCAAGCGGCGGGACAAGTTCCCGCTGATCGTGGAGCTGGAGCCGCTGTTCGCCTGCAACCTCGCCTGTGAGGGCTGCGGGAAGATCCAGCACCCGGCCGGGGTGCTCAAGCAGCGGATGCCGGTCGCCCAGGCGGTCGGCGCGGTCCTGGAGTCCGGCGCCCCGATGGTGTCGATCGCGGGCGGCGAACCGCTGATGCACCCGCAGATCGACGAGATCGTCCGCCAACTGGTGGCCCGCCGCAAGTACGTCTTCCTCTGCACCAACGCGCTGCTGCTGCGCAAGAAGCTGGAGAAGTTCACCCCCTCGCCGTACCTGACCTTCACCGTGCACATCGACGGGCTGCGCGAGCGGCACGACGCCTCGGTGGCCAAGGAGGGCACCTTCGACGAGGCGGTGGAGGCGATCAAGGAGGCCAAGCGGCAGGGCTTCCGGGTCACCACCAACTCGACCTTCTTCAACACCGACACCCCGCAGACCATCATCGAGGTGCTCGACTACCTGAACGACGAGCTGCACGTCGACGAGATGATGATCTCCCCGGCGTTCGCCTACGAGAAGGCCCCCGACCAGGAGCACTTCCTCGGCGTCGAGCAGACCAGGGAGCTGTTCCGGAAGACCTTCGCGGGCGGCAACCGGCGCCGCTGGCGCCTCAACCACAGCCCGCTCTTCCTGGACTTCCTGGAGGGCAAGGTGGACTTCGAGTGCACCGCCTGGGGCATCCCGAACTACTCGCTGTTCGGCTGGCAGCGCCCTTGCTACCTGATGTCGGACGGCTATGTGCCGACCTACCAGGAGCTGATCGAGAAGACCGACTGGGCCAAGTACGGCCGCGGCAAGGACCCGCGCTGCGAGAACTGCATGGCGCACTGCGGGTACGAACCAACCGCCGTACTGGCCACCATGGGCTCGCTCAAGGAGTCCATCCGGGCCGTCAAGGAGACCCTGACCAGCAAGGCCTGA
- a CDS encoding carbohydrate ABC transporter permease — MALAAPPPVRGHRLRRALAPYALISPTLLLLAVFLLFPVGSVLYYALQHHVVNEPYDDAFVGLANFRQMFGDEQFWSSLAFSAKWVFAEVLLQLLLGLALALIVNETFVGRAVARALVFSPWAVSGVLTTSIWMLLYNPATGVFHYLAELGAGSAGTSVLGNPDTVFGAAVVAELWRGVPFFAILILADLQSVPKELYEAASMDGAGRVRTFCHVTLPHLRDAIVLATLLRSVWEFNNVDLLYTLTNGGPAGATTSLPLYVAQLARKSYDFGYGSALTTAAFVILLFCSILYLRLSKFGREK, encoded by the coding sequence ATGGCTCTCGCCGCCCCACCCCCTGTCCGCGGCCACCGGCTGCGCCGGGCGCTGGCGCCGTACGCGCTGATCTCCCCGACGCTGCTCCTGCTGGCCGTGTTCCTGCTCTTCCCGGTCGGCAGCGTCCTCTACTACGCGCTCCAGCACCACGTGGTGAACGAGCCCTATGACGACGCCTTCGTCGGCCTGGCCAACTTCCGGCAGATGTTCGGCGACGAGCAGTTCTGGAGCAGCCTGGCCTTCTCCGCCAAGTGGGTCTTCGCCGAGGTCCTGCTCCAACTGCTGCTCGGCCTGGCCCTCGCGCTGATCGTGAACGAGACCTTCGTCGGCCGGGCCGTGGCCCGGGCCCTGGTCTTCTCCCCCTGGGCCGTCTCGGGCGTGCTGACCACCAGCATCTGGATGCTGCTCTACAACCCGGCCACCGGCGTCTTCCACTACCTCGCCGAACTCGGCGCCGGCAGCGCGGGCACCTCGGTACTCGGCAACCCCGACACCGTCTTCGGCGCCGCCGTGGTCGCCGAACTCTGGCGCGGCGTACCGTTCTTCGCCATCCTCATCCTGGCCGACCTCCAGTCGGTGCCCAAGGAGCTGTACGAGGCGGCCTCGATGGACGGCGCCGGCCGGGTCCGCACCTTCTGCCACGTCACCCTGCCGCACCTGCGGGACGCGATCGTGCTGGCCACCCTGCTGCGCTCGGTCTGGGAGTTCAACAACGTCGACCTGCTGTACACGCTGACCAACGGCGGCCCGGCCGGTGCGACCACCAGCCTTCCGCTCTACGTGGCCCAACTCGCGCGCAAGTCCTACGACTTCGGCTACGGCTCGGCGCTCACCACGGCGGCCTTCGTGATCCTGCTGTTCTGCTCGATCCTCTACCTGCGGCTCAGCAAGTTCGGACGTGAGAAGTGA
- a CDS encoding ABC transporter substrate-binding protein → MSRPLRTTAAALAALGLLTACGSSGSSSDAGGKTTVTFWDNNAGPARTPLYQKLIADFEKVNPTITVKYVGVTSSEVAEKYNTAIASNSTPDVGGVTTALLASLTAQKALDPLEERYAKSALNGKVSANFLEISKSASGGKGLYQLPSSGNQDVIWYRADKFKEAGLTAPRTWDELFAAAAKLTDKGKNQYGFTIRGGAGSGFQVLSEAYAYSGLTTMFDAGGRSTVDDPKNIALIEKIAAQYKATTPEADVSNAYPQMLAQFQANQVMMVHHNLGSTRDVKTALGDKVAGFLLPAGPDGTSVLANPVDGFGLFKNSKHKDAAWKFMEFLDSHESNSYWNQNVGQIPANTEAYADEWYTGSGITKQAGDSLNSAATKLVQPPVYLPQYSKITKTDAEPNFQKVLLGKTSAAEFAKSVADAFTKAQADYQAKNR, encoded by the coding sequence ATGTCCCGCCCCCTGCGCACCACCGCCGCTGCGCTCGCCGCGCTCGGCCTGCTCACCGCCTGCGGCTCCTCCGGCAGTTCCTCCGACGCGGGTGGAAAGACCACCGTCACGTTCTGGGACAACAACGCCGGACCCGCGAGAACCCCGCTCTACCAGAAGCTGATCGCCGACTTCGAGAAGGTCAACCCGACCATCACGGTCAAGTACGTCGGTGTCACCAGCTCCGAGGTGGCGGAGAAGTACAACACCGCGATCGCCTCCAACTCCACCCCGGACGTCGGCGGCGTGACCACCGCGCTGCTCGCCTCGCTCACCGCCCAGAAGGCGCTCGACCCGCTGGAGGAGCGGTACGCCAAGAGCGCGCTGAACGGGAAGGTCTCGGCGAACTTTCTCGAGATATCCAAGAGCGCGAGCGGCGGCAAGGGCCTCTACCAGCTGCCGTCCTCCGGCAACCAGGACGTGATCTGGTACCGCGCCGACAAGTTCAAGGAGGCCGGCCTCACCGCGCCCCGGACCTGGGACGAACTCTTCGCAGCGGCAGCCAAGTTGACCGACAAGGGGAAGAACCAGTACGGCTTCACCATCCGGGGCGGCGCCGGCTCCGGCTTCCAGGTGCTCTCCGAGGCGTACGCCTACTCCGGGCTGACCACGATGTTCGACGCCGGCGGCAGATCCACCGTCGACGACCCGAAGAACATCGCGCTGATCGAGAAGATCGCCGCCCAGTACAAGGCCACCACCCCGGAGGCCGACGTCTCCAACGCCTACCCGCAGATGCTCGCCCAGTTCCAGGCCAACCAGGTGATGATGGTCCATCACAACCTGGGCTCGACCCGGGACGTGAAGACCGCGCTGGGCGACAAGGTGGCCGGCTTCCTGCTCCCGGCCGGGCCGGACGGCACCTCGGTGCTCGCCAACCCCGTCGACGGGTTCGGCCTCTTCAAGAACAGCAAGCACAAGGACGCCGCCTGGAAGTTCATGGAGTTCCTGGACTCGCACGAGTCCAACAGCTACTGGAACCAGAACGTCGGCCAGATCCCCGCCAACACCGAGGCGTACGCCGACGAGTGGTACACCGGCTCCGGCATCACCAAGCAGGCCGGTGACTCGCTCAACTCGGCCGCCACCAAGCTGGTCCAGCCGCCGGTCTACCTGCCGCAGTACTCGAAGATCACCAAGACCGACGCCGAGCCCAACTTCCAGAAGGTCCTGCTCGGCAAGACCTCCGCCGCCGAGTTCGCCAAGTCCGTCGCCGACGCCTTCACCAAGGCCCAGGCCGACTACCAGGCGAAGAACCGGTGA
- a CDS encoding NAD-dependent epimerase/dehydratase family protein encodes MHVLLTGAAGGVGTLLRELLPPHGHTLRLADLRPVEGGLTFDLRDTDAVREAVRGVDAVVHLGGISLEDSFANILGANIQGTYELYEAARLEGVKRIVFASSNHAVGYTPLTGELIGSDTPARPDTYYGLSKVFGEGLASLYADKHGIETVSIRIGSCFAKPRSPRMLSTWLSPTDCARLVHAALTAPDVGHTVVNGISANTRAWWDLSTARALGYHPQDDAEIYAAELGELDPDSPDATLLGGFFTTL; translated from the coding sequence ATGCACGTCCTGCTCACCGGTGCGGCGGGCGGCGTCGGCACGCTGCTGCGCGAGCTGCTGCCGCCGCACGGCCACACCCTCCGCCTCGCCGACCTCCGCCCGGTCGAGGGCGGCCTGACCTTCGACCTGCGCGACACCGATGCCGTCCGCGAAGCCGTCCGGGGCGTGGACGCCGTGGTCCACCTCGGCGGCATCTCGCTGGAGGACAGCTTCGCCAACATCCTCGGCGCCAACATCCAGGGCACGTACGAACTCTACGAAGCCGCCCGCCTCGAGGGCGTCAAACGGATCGTCTTCGCCAGCAGCAACCACGCCGTCGGCTACACCCCCCTCACCGGCGAACTGATCGGCAGCGACACCCCCGCCCGCCCCGACACCTACTACGGCCTCTCCAAGGTCTTCGGCGAGGGCCTGGCCTCCCTCTATGCCGACAAGCACGGCATCGAGACGGTCTCCATCCGGATCGGCTCCTGCTTCGCCAAGCCCCGCTCCCCCCGGATGCTCTCCACCTGGCTCAGCCCCACCGACTGCGCCCGCCTGGTCCACGCCGCCCTCACCGCCCCCGACGTCGGCCACACCGTCGTCAACGGCATCAGCGCCAACACCCGCGCCTGGTGGGACCTCTCGACCGCCCGCGCCCTCGGCTACCACCCGCAGGACGACGCCGAGATCTACGCCGCCGAGCTCGGCGAGCTCGACCCCGACAGCCCCGACGCCACCCTGCTCGGCGGGTTCTTCACCACCCTCTGA
- a CDS encoding enolase C-terminal domain-like protein: MTAVIERVEVSVFTTVARTAVDSHGHRHPAAAHEVREAMLTVTDTDGVSGRVLVQPDHLRPHVLDKYVRPSLLGQDPLERERLWTSLARQQRGAHGGLTDRALGFVDLALWDLAGQRLGLPVWKLLGGARREIPAYASTMCGDQIPGGLATPADFAAFAVHLVEQGYRAVKLHTWMPPVAGAPSVELDIAACTAVREAVGPDVELMLDANHWYSRTEALRLGRALQELGYYWFEEPMEEASVSSYRWLADQLDIPVIGPETSWGKNFTRAEWITSGACDILRTGTTDVGGITPAVRTLHLAEAFNLDCEVHGNGSGNLALLGATTNGRWYERGLLHPHFDFDEVPPHLHSIVDAIDHQGVVRFPDRPGLGDDFDLDYIKAHTVQRS; the protein is encoded by the coding sequence GTGACCGCCGTCATCGAGCGCGTCGAGGTCTCGGTCTTCACCACCGTCGCCAGGACCGCCGTCGACTCGCACGGCCACCGCCACCCCGCCGCAGCGCACGAGGTCCGGGAGGCGATGCTCACCGTCACCGACACCGACGGAGTGTCAGGCCGGGTACTGGTCCAACCGGACCACCTGCGGCCGCACGTACTGGACAAGTACGTCCGCCCCTCGCTGCTCGGCCAGGACCCGCTGGAGCGCGAACGGCTCTGGACCTCGCTCGCCCGGCAACAGCGCGGCGCCCACGGCGGCCTGACCGATCGCGCGCTCGGCTTCGTCGACCTGGCGCTCTGGGACCTGGCCGGGCAGCGGCTCGGGCTGCCGGTCTGGAAGCTGCTCGGCGGCGCCCGCCGGGAGATCCCGGCGTACGCCTCCACCATGTGCGGCGACCAGATCCCCGGTGGCCTGGCCACCCCGGCCGACTTCGCCGCCTTCGCGGTCCACCTGGTCGAACAGGGCTACCGGGCCGTCAAGTTGCACACCTGGATGCCCCCGGTCGCGGGCGCCCCCTCGGTGGAGCTGGACATCGCCGCCTGCACCGCCGTCCGGGAGGCCGTCGGCCCGGACGTCGAGCTGATGCTGGACGCCAACCACTGGTACTCCCGCACCGAGGCGCTCAGACTCGGCCGCGCACTCCAGGAGTTGGGCTACTACTGGTTCGAGGAGCCGATGGAGGAGGCGTCGGTCTCCTCCTACCGCTGGCTCGCCGACCAGCTCGACATCCCCGTCATCGGCCCCGAGACCTCCTGGGGCAAGAACTTCACCCGGGCCGAGTGGATCACCTCCGGCGCCTGCGACATCCTGCGCACCGGCACCACCGACGTCGGCGGCATCACCCCCGCCGTCCGCACCCTGCACCTGGCCGAGGCGTTCAACCTGGACTGCGAGGTGCACGGCAACGGCTCCGGCAACCTCGCCCTGCTCGGCGCCACCACCAACGGCCGCTGGTACGAACGCGGCCTGCTGCACCCGCACTTCGACTTCGACGAGGTGCCACCGCACCTGCACTCGATCGTGGACGCGATCGACCATCAGGGCGTGGTCCGGTTCCCCGACCGCCCCGGCCTCGGTGACGACTTCGACCTGGACTACATCAAGGCACACACCGTACAGAGGAGTTGA